In Carcharodon carcharias isolate sCarCar2 chromosome 22, sCarCar2.pri, whole genome shotgun sequence, the following are encoded in one genomic region:
- the mrpl58 gene encoding peptidyl-tRNA hydrolase ICT1, mitochondrial, translating into MYRAGVELLWIPVALLRSRLLQRQYRSAYSLEVLYPNSRADYSGSGGRQQGQDGALHNSYSTDIPVDRLTVTYCRSSGPGGQNVNKVNTKAEVRFHVATADWLPEDVRSAITAKHQNRINRAGQLIVTSEASRYQMRNLANCLQKIRDIVAAASQKPKQSSKEEAENRRMRVESMQRERLRQKRIQSAIKRDRRVGFD; encoded by the exons ATGTACCGTGCCGGGGTCGAGTTGCTGTGGATTCCAGTCGCTCTTCTGCGCTCCCGGCTCCTACAACGTCAATACCGCAGTGCCTACAGCCTGGAGGTGCTTTATCCGAACAGCAGAGCGGATTACAGTGGGAGCGGAGGCCGCCAACAGGGTCAG GACGGAGCGTTACACAATTCCTACAGCACAGATATACCCGTAG ATCGTCTCACGGTGACATACTGTCGGAGCAGTGGCCCCGGGGGTCAAAACGTCAACAAGG TGAACACTAAAGCGGAGGTGAGGTTCCACGTGGCGACTGCAGACTGGCTTCCTGAGGATGTGCGGAGTGCAATCACCGCCAAG CATCAGAACAGAATCAATCGGGCTGGGCAGCTGATTGTCACTTCAGAGGCCAGCAGATACCAGATGAGAAACCTTGCTAATTGTCTACAGAAGATTCGGGACATTGTGGCAGCAGCGAGTCAGAAACCCAAGCAGTCATCCAAAGAGGAGGCTGAGAATCGGAGAATGAG GGTGGAGAGCATGCAACGGGAACGGCTACGGCAGAAGAGGATCCAATCTGCCATCAAACGAGACAGACGAGTGGGATTTGACTGA